The proteins below are encoded in one region of Paralysiella testudinis:
- a CDS encoding GNAT family N-acetyltransferase produces MSIITHLRPARLDDCEHIFNAHEYAVRYTCARTYDSTVLAAWLALLGPQSYVDTLQNPDKALWIVDYKGHIQGFFQLDLREAQLDALYVHPFVHNQGLGTALLQRAETLAAAAGLGLVKLYASLNSVAFYQINGYQSLGEAALPLNKTVTVKCALMRKYLLD; encoded by the coding sequence ATGAGCATCATCACCCACTTGCGCCCTGCCCGCCTAGACGACTGTGAGCATATTTTCAACGCCCACGAATACGCCGTGCGCTACACCTGCGCGCGCACCTACGACAGCACGGTGCTGGCTGCGTGGCTGGCGCTGCTGGGTCCGCAAAGCTATGTCGACACCTTGCAAAACCCCGATAAAGCTTTGTGGATTGTGGATTACAAAGGCCATATTCAAGGCTTTTTCCAGCTCGACTTGCGTGAAGCCCAGCTGGATGCGCTGTATGTGCATCCGTTTGTGCACAACCAAGGGCTGGGTACGGCGCTGCTGCAACGGGCGGAAACGCTGGCGGCCGCTGCCGGGCTGGGGCTGGTAAAGCTGTATGCCTCGCTTAATTCGGTGGCGTTTTACCAAATCAATGGTTATCAATCTTTGGGCGAAGCGGCACTGCCGCTGAATAAAACCGTTACTGTCAAATGCGCGTTGATGCGCAAATATTTGCTGGATTAG
- a CDS encoding ricin-type beta-trefoil lectin domain protein, whose translation MMRQATVSTLVVAAGLLLAAAGQAQDVRPGVNMAQHNSLPNWSSGTGSSPHRGHGGMGIYPQPGYPGGGVHHYPAYPVQPGIGIGYQHGDTSVQVQLPVRTEVNINRNVRIYAPPGTTVIYGEGVPVGYPYNAAYNDAYPDHAPQRLLRSSNGLCVDAGEVRPQGGGTVLTTGACHGRIGQQWRWQQGRLAVAGLCLDAMGGGQAGAPVGTFPCSGSIDQQWQWQGGQIRHVGSGLCLDSSDNVLRTQRCGGNAGQYFSW comes from the coding sequence ATGATGCGCCAAGCAACCGTATCTACTTTGGTTGTGGCAGCGGGCTTGTTGCTGGCCGCCGCCGGCCAGGCGCAAGACGTGCGCCCGGGTGTCAATATGGCACAGCACAATTCGCTACCCAATTGGAGCAGCGGCACAGGCAGCAGTCCGCATCGAGGCCATGGCGGCATGGGGATTTATCCGCAACCGGGATACCCGGGCGGCGGGGTGCATCATTATCCCGCTTATCCTGTGCAACCCGGTATTGGTATTGGCTATCAGCACGGCGATACCTCGGTGCAGGTGCAGCTGCCGGTGCGCACCGAGGTAAACATCAACCGCAATGTGCGGATTTATGCGCCGCCGGGCACCACAGTGATTTACGGCGAGGGTGTGCCGGTGGGCTATCCCTATAACGCGGCGTACAACGATGCCTATCCAGACCATGCGCCGCAACGGCTGTTGCGCAGCAGCAACGGGCTGTGCGTGGATGCCGGTGAAGTGCGCCCGCAAGGCGGTGGCACGGTGTTGACCACCGGCGCGTGCCACGGGCGCATTGGCCAGCAGTGGCGTTGGCAACAGGGACGTTTGGCGGTGGCGGGTTTGTGTTTGGATGCCATGGGCGGCGGCCAAGCCGGCGCGCCGGTAGGCACGTTTCCGTGCAGTGGCAGTATTGATCAGCAATGGCAGTGGCAGGGCGGGCAAATCCGCCATGTGGGCAGCGGCTTGTGTTTGGACAGCAGCGATAATGTTTTGCGCACTCAGCGTTGTGGCGGCAATGCGGGGCAGTATTTTAGCTGGTAG
- a CDS encoding class I SAM-dependent methyltransferase has protein sequence MTDISAFANRLGKNAKHLMKWARRHNLEAWRLYDKDIPQFPFAVDVYGAHIHLQEYDTGWLMQAEEYEAWLAEVVAAVCFVSGFDAGQVHIKRRERQKGREQYEKTGRQGEDFYIGEHGRRFWVNLDKYLDTGLFLDHRNTRQQVGNLAAGKRFLNLFAYTGSFTVYAATGGAVYSETVDLSNTYLDWAARNFALNHIDTHAHQIVRADVFQYLQQAAAAGKQFDLVVMDPPSFSNSKKMLDILDVQRDHIRLIDGAMRLLAPGGTLFFSNNRRGFVLDETLPERYAVRDISRQSVPEDFRNKKIHQCWQIGHRV, from the coding sequence ATGACCGACATCTCCGCCTTTGCCAACCGCCTAGGCAAAAACGCCAAGCACCTGATGAAATGGGCACGCCGCCACAATCTTGAAGCTTGGCGTCTCTACGACAAAGACATCCCGCAATTTCCGTTTGCGGTTGATGTGTATGGCGCCCACATCCATTTGCAGGAATACGATACCGGCTGGCTGATGCAGGCGGAAGAATACGAAGCCTGGCTGGCTGAAGTGGTGGCGGCAGTGTGTTTTGTGAGCGGTTTTGACGCCGGGCAAGTGCACATCAAGCGGCGCGAGCGCCAAAAAGGGCGTGAACAATACGAAAAAACCGGTCGCCAAGGCGAAGATTTTTACATTGGCGAGCATGGCCGCCGCTTTTGGGTGAATTTAGACAAATACCTCGATACCGGCCTGTTTCTGGATCACCGCAACACCCGGCAACAAGTGGGCAATCTGGCCGCAGGCAAACGTTTTTTAAACCTGTTTGCCTACACCGGCAGCTTCACCGTGTATGCGGCCACCGGCGGTGCGGTATACAGCGAAACCGTGGATTTATCCAACACTTATCTGGATTGGGCAGCGCGTAATTTTGCCCTCAATCATATTGATACCCACGCACACCAAATCGTGCGCGCCGATGTGTTTCAATATTTGCAGCAGGCCGCAGCGGCGGGCAAGCAGTTTGATTTGGTGGTGATGGATCCGCCCAGTTTTTCCAACAGCAAAAAAATGCTGGATATTTTGGATGTGCAGCGCGACCATATCCGCCTAATCGACGGCGCCATGCGCCTGCTCGCTCCCGGCGGCACGCTGTTTTTCTCCAACAACCGCCGTGGCTTTGTGCTAGACGAGACGCTGCCTGAACGCTATGCTGTACGCGATATTTCGCGCCAATCGGTGCCGGAGGATTTCCGTAATAAAAAAATCCACCAGTGCTGGCAAATTGGCCACCGCGTTTGA